In Thermococcus chitonophagus, the genomic stretch CCGTGAGGACCTCGATAAGTAGTGCAATAGTGTCATCTGAGGCTGAAGCATCCTTTATGTTTCCCACGATCTCGCTGGGAGATACTATCTTAGATATGTAATATTGTTGCCCAGCACGTGTTTGTGGTATTATCAAAAGCAGAACTAAAATTATACCAATAGCATACTCTACCCTCATTTATGCCACCAAGTTGAGTAAGAGATAACTGGTATAAATATTTTGAGCTACAGCCTCGCCTTCTCGAACTCTTCCTTTCTGTCGAGTGGCTTCGTGGCGTCTATGCCCCACTTAGCTGTTAATCCGTCTTTACCGGAGGGATCAAGCGAAGATCCTCTTGCATTTGGAATTACCACGAGATCCCTGTCGGGCTGGAACCTCGTTGCTATCGCCCACTCAACCTCCCTGTCATCATAGATATTAACGTCCTCATCTACCACAACAACCCTCTTCAGGCTTGGATGGCCCGTAAAGGCTGCAAGTATAGCGTTCTTTCCGTCCCCTTCGTGCTGCTTCGTAATCGAAACTACAGCGTGTAGCCACATGCATCCCCCCTCTGTGAGCCTGACCCCGTGAACCTTTGGAACAATCCTCTTAACGGCAGAATATATCTGAGGCTCCTTCGGAAGGCCCATAAGCATGTAGTGCTCGTAGCCGCCCGGTAAAAGAGCGTGAAACACGGGATCATCAACGTGGTACATCCTCTCGAAGACGATCACGGGCTGCTTCCTGACTATGTCGTAGGTTCCGGTTATGTCGACGAAGGGGCCTTCATCAACTAGCTCATCGGTAATCTTGGCTTTAAAGACGAACTCGCTCTCAACGGGAACGGGGATTCCATCGAGCTCGACAACCTCCACGGGCCTTCCAAAGGCGTGGAGGCTTATCGCAGAGGCTATCTTAAGCTCGCTAACGCCGTAGGCAACGCTCGTTGCTCCTGCCAGCAACAGATGAACTGGATTTCCCACGACTATTCTCACGTCAAGCTCCTCCCCCCTCTCCACGGCATCTCTCCACATGGCGTAGAGGTGCCTCGGGACTAACCTTATCGCCGCCCTTGTTTCATCGAGGACCATCATCCTGTGGAAGGAGACGTTGACGAAGTCCCCACTTTTGGCTATGACCATCGCTGATGTGAAGTACCTCCCCCCATCCCTGGGGTAGAACTTTGGAACTGGAAGCTCGAGAAGGTTGACCTCGCTTTTGTTCTTCAGAAAATCGGCTCTATCAACAATTATGTAGTCTTCGGGCTCCTCCATGCCCTTAACTAGTAGCTCAAGCAATCCCCTGTTATCGGTATTGAGGAACTTAGCTATCCTCTCCCTCTTGGACCAGACGTTTCCAACGACCTCCCATCCCTCAACATCTTTAAAGAGGACTGGCCTGTCCCTGTACTTGAGGAGGTACTTGGTTATCTCGAGCTCCTTTTTTACCGGCTTATCCACAACGACGAGATCATCAAACTTCTCAACTATCTCCCTCAACATCTGCATCATCCTCCAGAACCTCTAAAACATCCAGAAGCTCACACCAAGCTTCCTTCCCCAGGATCTCAGATACCGAAGGCGTAGTCCTTCCTTTATCGCCAGAAATCAGCTCCTTTATGTAGAGACCTCCATCAGTGAGTAGCCTTAATTTGAAATGCTTGTCATCGATAAGCTCACCCTCGGCCTTGTAGACCTTTCTAACCCTCACGAGATCTGCCCTGCTGTTCAACACTCTCCTCGGGGTTCTCTGTCTTATTTCCGCTCCTGTCAGCTCCCTAACTACTTTTTCAACTTCCTCCCTACTTACTCCATCCTTTACGTAAACTAATGCCTCGTAGAGCTTCCTGTGCCGCCTCGTGAGTATCTCTTCGGCCTCCCTGGGAGTTATGAGCCTTAAATCGAGCACCTCAACCTTTCTAGAAGAGTTTATCTCCCTTTCAACATCCTCCAAGTCTATCTTCCTCTTCTTGGGCCTCTTAATCTCAACGACGAAAGGTCTTCCCCTGCCAAGCATCCTTACATCTACATCCTCCCTCCCAGCACCCTTAAACACGCACTTTCCGTTAAAGTGCTTCCTGAAGGCTCGGCATATTATCGTCGCAACGCTCTCCTTGAACCCTGGGGCTGGTGTTTGGGGAATTCCCCTAACGAGCTTCCTGTACCTGCCAGCAACATAAATTGGATTCACCTGCAACTCAACCTTTTTAGAGAAAGGCTCAACAACTATAACTAAATCAGGATTCGTTGAGGGCTTCTTTCCAGTCTTCACAGCAAATGCCTTGCCCAACTCCCTGTTGAACTCCCTGTTTATCGGCTCTCCCGTTTCTATTTTAAATTTCGTCCATATCTCCCTTTCCTTCTCAATGATTTCCTGGGGAAACCTTGAGCCAATCCTGAAGGTTTCGAACTCATAATCTTTGACAGCTTCAATGCATAAATCGACGAACTCTGGAATCTTCCTAAAAACTCCCCCGCAGAGGTCGCACTCATCGGGCTCTTCAAAGTTCAAGCCAGTTTCCATCTCCAACACTAGCCTTATAGCCTTGCCCCTCTCCTCGTTGCTCCCCGTGCCCAGTTTAGCAAATAGCCTTCCCAGGCAGTGGTTGCACAGCCCGTACTCCTCAAGGACTTCCTTGGCCTTCTCGAGTATCATCGCTCAAATCTCGGTAGGCAAATTTAAAAGGGTGTCCACGAAAGCCAATTCTGGAGGGTGAAACTATGCCGAGGAGAGCAAGAGAATACCCCGAAGAGGGAGAGTTCGTCGTTGCAACGGTTAAGAGAGTTCACAATTACGGTGCATTCCTCGAGCTTGACGAGTATCCCGGCAAGGAGGGCTTCATGCACATAAGTGAAGTGGCCTCAACATGGGTGAAGAACATCAGGGACTACCTAAGGGAGGGCCAAAAGGTAGTTGCTAAGGTAATTAGAGTTGATCCAAGGAAGGGGCACATAGACTTGAGCCTGAGGAGGGTCACCCAGCAGCAGAGGAAGGCCAAGCTTCAGGAGTACAAGAGGGCTCAGAAGGCCGAGAACCTGCTAAAGATGGCTGCGGAAAAGCTAGGAAAGGACTTTGAGACTGCTTGGAGGGAAGTATGGGTTCCCCTTGAGGAGGAGTGGGGCGAGGTTTATGCTGCGTTTGAAGATGCTGCGAAGGAAGGAATTGACGTTTTGAAAGGTCACGTCCCCGATGAATGGTTGCCAGTTCTCAAGGAGATAATAGACAACTACGTTGAGGTTCCCACTGTGACAATAGATGCCGAGTTCGAGATCACCGTTCCGAAGCCGAACGGAATCGAAATAATAAAGGAGGCACTAATTAGGGCCAGGGACAGGGCGAACAAGGAGAAGGACATAGAGGTGAAGTTCACCTACCAGGGAGCCCCGAGGTACAGAATAGACATCACTGCCCCGGACTACTACAAGGCCGAAGAAGTCCTTGAGGACATAGCCGAGGAGATACTTAGGGTTATAAAGCAGGCAGGAGGAGAGGCCACGCTGTTAAGGAAGGAGAAGAGGATCAGAAAGGTCAAGAAGAGGAAGAAGTGATGAGGATGAGATTCAGGATAAGGAAGTGCCCAAAGTGCGGGAGGTACACCCTTAAGGAGATATGCCCAGTCTGCGGGGAAAAGACTAAAGTAGCACATCCACCAAGGTTCTCACCTGAAGACCCGTATGGGGAGTACAGGAGGAGGCTCAAGAGGGAGCTCCTCGGGATAGGGAGGAAGGAAAAATGAAGGAAACGATAATTGTTGTACACGAGAGGCCCGATATTTACGACCCAATCTTTATAGAGGGCCTTCCTGGGATCGGCCTAGTTGGAAAGCTTGCAGCTGAGCACTTAATTCAGGAGCTAAAAGCGAAGAAGTTTGCCGAGCTTTATTCTCCTCACTTCATGCACCAAGTGCTGATCAGGAAGGGCTCGATAGTTGAGCTCATGAAGAACGAGTTCTACTACTGGAAGAGCCCCGACGATGAGCACAGGGATCTGATAATAATAACTGGAGATACACAAGTGCCCCCGACAGATAGTTACGGTCACTTCGAGGTAGTCGGGAAGATGCTTGACTTCGTTCAGGAGTTCGGAACGAGGGAGATAATCACGATGGGAGGTTATCAAGTCCCAGAGCTACAGGGAGAGCCCAGGGTTTTAGCGGCTGTAACACACCCAGATCTCGTGGGCTATTATCAGGAGAAGCTCAAGGACTGCAACGTTGAGGTGATATGGAGGGAAGATGAAGGAGGAGCAATAGTCGGTGCAGCGGGCCTTCTTTTAGGAATTGGAAAGCTTAGGGGAATGTTCGGGATAAGCCTCCTGGGGGAGAGCTTAGGCTACATAGTTGACGCCAAGGCCGCAAAGGCAGTTCTGTCCGCTGTGGCTAAGATACTCAACCTCGAGATAGACATGACTGCACTGGATGAGAGGGCCAAGGAGACTGAGGAGATACTGAGAAAGGTAGAAGAGATGCAGAGGGCAATGATGGAGCAGCAGCTTCCAAGGCCAAGCCACGAAGAGGAGGATAGGGGCTACCTCTGATCCTCTTCTATATTTAAGTTTAATAACCACCTCCACAGTGGAATGAACTCTACCTTCTTTCTCCCATAAGCTTCAACTGCCTCATAGTCCCATGTGACGACCTTGAGGTTGCTGCATTTCAGTTCTTTTGAGGCCCTCAACAGTGCCTCAACTTCTCTCTTTTTGGTATCTGGTTCATCAACACTATAGGACACTTGAATCAGCTCTTTAACCCTGAATCCCAGGGAAACTACAAAGTCAACTTCCCCTTTGGAGTCCATCCAGTAGCTCACGCTCAATCTTGGTTCGCGGTAGTGCTTTCTCCTTAATAACTCGATAGCTACTATGTTCTCAATCCTGTAACCAATATCCTCTATTCCAAAAACCGATGCAAAGCCGACATCAGCAATGTAAAGCTTGGGTATGCTTCTAATGGACTCAATCTCGCTTAAGTGAAACTTTCTCACTGGAAACACGAAGCCTATGTCCTCAAGATATGAGAAGTACTCATAAACTTTGCTTTTGCTTAGAGTTAGGCCGAGTGAAGACAGCATTCCATGGAACTTTCTTATGGAAGTCCTTCTCGCAAAGTTTTTTGTTATAACGCGTATAAGACCTTTCATAGCTCCCGTTTTTTCTATTCCGTACCTCTCGATTAGGTCTTTGTACATTATCAGATCGAGGTACTCTTGGAGAATCCTTATCTTGA encodes the following:
- a CDS encoding proteasome assembly chaperone family protein codes for the protein MKETIIVVHERPDIYDPIFIEGLPGIGLVGKLAAEHLIQELKAKKFAELYSPHFMHQVLIRKGSIVELMKNEFYYWKSPDDEHRDLIIITGDTQVPPTDSYGHFEVVGKMLDFVQEFGTREIITMGGYQVPELQGEPRVLAAVTHPDLVGYYQEKLKDCNVEVIWREDEGGAIVGAAGLLLGIGKLRGMFGISLLGESLGYIVDAKAAKAVLSAVAKILNLEIDMTALDERAKETEEILRKVEEMQRAMMEQQLPRPSHEEEDRGYL
- a CDS encoding translation initiation factor IF-2 subunit alpha; translated protein: MPRRAREYPEEGEFVVATVKRVHNYGAFLELDEYPGKEGFMHISEVASTWVKNIRDYLREGQKVVAKVIRVDPRKGHIDLSLRRVTQQQRKAKLQEYKRAQKAENLLKMAAEKLGKDFETAWREVWVPLEEEWGEVYAAFEDAAKEGIDVLKGHVPDEWLPVLKEIIDNYVEVPTVTIDAEFEITVPKPNGIEIIKEALIRARDRANKEKDIEVKFTYQGAPRYRIDITAPDYYKAEEVLEDIAEEILRVIKQAGGEATLLRKEKRIRKVKKRKK
- a CDS encoding UbiD family decarboxylase — encoded protein: MLREIVEKFDDLVVVDKPVKKELEITKYLLKYRDRPVLFKDVEGWEVVGNVWSKRERIAKFLNTDNRGLLELLVKGMEEPEDYIIVDRADFLKNKSEVNLLELPVPKFYPRDGGRYFTSAMVIAKSGDFVNVSFHRMMVLDETRAAIRLVPRHLYAMWRDAVERGEELDVRIVVGNPVHLLLAGATSVAYGVSELKIASAISLHAFGRPVEVVELDGIPVPVESEFVFKAKITDELVDEGPFVDITGTYDIVRKQPVIVFERMYHVDDPVFHALLPGGYEHYMLMGLPKEPQIYSAVKRIVPKVHGVRLTEGGCMWLHAVVSITKQHEGDGKNAILAAFTGHPSLKRVVVVDEDVNIYDDREVEWAIATRFQPDRDLVVIPNARGSSLDPSGKDGLTAKWGIDATKPLDRKEEFEKARL
- a CDS encoding tRNA pseudouridine(54/55) synthase Pus10, which produces MILEKAKEVLEEYGLCNHCLGRLFAKLGTGSNEERGKAIRLVLEMETGLNFEEPDECDLCGGVFRKIPEFVDLCIEAVKDYEFETFRIGSRFPQEIIEKEREIWTKFKIETGEPINREFNRELGKAFAVKTGKKPSTNPDLVIVVEPFSKKVELQVNPIYVAGRYRKLVRGIPQTPAPGFKESVATIICRAFRKHFNGKCVFKGAGREDVDVRMLGRGRPFVVEIKRPKKRKIDLEDVEREINSSRKVEVLDLRLITPREAEEILTRRHRKLYEALVYVKDGVSREEVEKVVRELTGAEIRQRTPRRVLNSRADLVRVRKVYKAEGELIDDKHFKLRLLTDGGLYIKELISGDKGRTTPSVSEILGKEAWCELLDVLEVLEDDADVEGDS
- a CDS encoding RNA-protein complex protein Nop10 is translated as MRFRIRKCPKCGRYTLKEICPVCGEKTKVAHPPRFSPEDPYGEYRRRLKRELLGIGRKEK
- a CDS encoding ATP-binding protein — its product is MDIEEVIIEFHKLGIPEVKERELKLPTNLERAVIVYGLRRSGKTYLLYQTMLELIRKGMPIERLFYINFEDERLAGLKAQDLGRIVELYYKHNPKAKKMYLFLDEVQVVKGWELFVRRLIERKSAYIFITGSSSKLLSQEIATALRGRSLSFGLFPLSFAEFLHFKGVQINKPLIERERGLIRRYLEEYIKYGGFPELVDAPPLLKIRILQEYLDLIMYKDLIERYGIEKTGAMKGLIRVITKNFARRTSIRKFHGMLSSLGLTLSKSKVYEYFSYLEDIGFVFPVRKFHLSEIESIRSIPKLYIADVGFASVFGIEDIGYRIENIVAIELLRRKHYREPRLSVSYWMDSKGEVDFVVSLGFRVKELIQVSYSVDEPDTKKREVEALLRASKELKCSNLKVVTWDYEAVEAYGRKKVEFIPLWRWLLNLNIEEDQR